The genomic window CAAGAACTCCAAAAACTCGGCTCGACAATCGCGCTTCGCGTGGTGCTGCCTCTGGTGGGCGATGTACTCCTTGACCCGCACGGCGCCTGCGACGGACTCACGCTCAGCGCTCCGAACCCTTCCTGCCACGAGAATTCTTCACCATGCTCCGCCATCCAGCGCGATGAGTTGGCCTTGAACTTCTGCATCGCCGTCGAGAGCGCGATCTTCTGGTCGAGCACGAACAGCAGATGGACGTGGTTCTCGGTTCCGCCCGCGGCCATCACGGGGCAGCCCAGATTCTTGCCGATGCCAACGAAATACGCCCAGAGGTTCTCCTGGCGGTCTTCCGGGATGAGCGGCTGGCGTTCCTTGGTGGCGAAGAACGCGTGGACAAGATTGCTGTTGTAGGAGTGGCTCATGTGCCGTCCTCCGGACTCCGGAGTGTGATGGGGCGCGCGTCCCCAGCAGTTACGTGCTGGGCTAACGAATGCCGCCCTGCGGGCTCGATTGTGCCGGGCTTGGCGGCCTCGGCTATGAGAGATGAGAGT from Terriglobales bacterium includes these protein-coding regions:
- a CDS encoding transposase yields the protein MSHSYNSNLVHAFFATKERQPLIPEDRQENLWAYFVGIGKNLGCPVMAAGGTENHVHLLFVLDQKIALSTAMQKFKANSSRWMAEHGEEFSWQEGFGALSVSPSQAPCGSRSTSPTRGSTTRSAIVEPSFWSSCGQQASRPATVSSAVPEGTLPEWGTALPALTCWAYECRPAVRDWRTSRLSHLQVYRNPWSRFLPSLATSSLLR